The following nucleotide sequence is from Aedes aegypti strain LVP_AGWG chromosome 3, AaegL5.0 Primary Assembly, whole genome shotgun sequence.
TAGACACAGTTATTGTGGTGACTGGATGGTTGACTTCCATCaatgatgaaaaaaatgatgCGGTGACTGAGTTGTACAAAGCGTATCGAGCAAGAGGAGGTCACAATTTTATCGTAATCGACACGGTTTCTCAGCTAACAACGTTGTACACGTGGTCATCATTCAACACCAATGCTCTGGGAAACGCGCTTGGAGATGGCTTGGCAAAGCTGATAAATTATGTCCCGGTCAGATCAATTCATGTGATTGGACATAGCCTGGGAGCACATATTAGCGGTGCGGCAGGACGACGATTCCAGATACTCACTGGAAGTGATTTGCCTCGTATTACAGGACTAGATCCAGCGAACCCATGTTTCAACGAAGGAGAATCTCTATCAGGTCTCAGCCGCGGTGATGCTTCTTGGGTGGACATCATTCACAGTAACGTGAGAGTTTTGGGAAAACGTGACCCGATTGGTGATATAGATTTCTATCCTAATGGGTAATATACCATGACTACTCATGAGAATGTTTAAAGAACATTTaattcacgatttttttttcagactaAATTCCATCCAACCAGGATGTTTTACAGTGGTATGTTCTCACAGTCGAGCATGGCAGTACTACGCGGAAAGTGTCTATCCAGGCAATGAGAACAACTTTGTCGGCGTCAAGTGCAACAGTCTGTCAGCTGTCGTCGATAAATTATGCAACGCACAGACCGCCATCATGGGCTACAATGTGAACCTGAAACGCAAGGGTAGCTTTTTCCTCAGGGTTAACTCAGAGGCACCGTACGGTAGAAAGAACGACTTTTAAGTGTTATAGAATTGGGAGCATTTATAACTGAATgaatcaataatttaaaaatgctTTTGTTTAAAAACCATGTGTTACCCAGTACAAATGaataaagttttgtaaaaataacgaTCCGATTgaacgatttttcaaatttcagccaCTACATATTAGTGTTAGTGTGTTAGATTATATTCAGATTCTCGTTCCAGTTCACTTTTTAGGTAAACTGTACAACTGTAAAGTGATTATCTCTCTATAAACAATCCAGCCATGTGGAGCTCTAATATATTAAGAGGTCTAAAAGACTATCTGTTGGGAATCAAACACTACACGTGTGAACTTTACCAGTACGTTTTTATTACTCCAGATCCCTTCCCCTACATGTTGGTAGTCCCGCATCCAGTGCTGCCAGGATTCAGTTTTACACCACAACATATCTCTCTTTTTCAATATGAAAATGTTAAAAACAGTAACAAAAGAAATTCAACTATTTCAAACAGTAGTCATAAAAACGCTTCGGCACCGATACACTTCTACGAGGTCGGTCTTGATGTTCGATCATAGGCTCGGTGCCTTCAATCGGTTCCTTACGGTTTGTCACTTCCAATGAGTCAGCCGTCTTCGGTGTAGTTGGATGATAAACCTTAAGGTGAGATGTGTTTCGCTTGAACTGCTGTCCGGTGTTTGTCTGCACAGTTGCCATACTACCAGTTTTCTCCACAACCGTTGCTGGTACTGGCAGAAAAGTTGGCGATAGTTTATTTGTAGGCTGCATGTTCTTCATGAGAACTTCGCTTCCCACATTGACTGATGTTTCTTTAGCTCCGACTCTTTTATCACGGTACTCTTTTGCTCGGTATTTGACAGTTGCATCCTTGTCTCGCATTTCATCATCGAACGTTACTTCATCTTGCACATGGGGAAATAGGTCCCTAAATCTTCGTCCGAACATCAGGGTTGCGGGTGAAACTCCGGTGACGCTATGTGGGGTTACTGAGTACATATAAAGATACTCTTGAAGAGCTTCTTCTAAATTCGTACTTCGCTGTTGGCTTATCTTgagtacagtcgaagctcgttataacgacaacttttataacgacaaaagctctctatagcgacatttttcggtcccatgaaaaatatttcaatgttatatctattctctataacga
It contains:
- the LOC5566849 gene encoding vitellogenin-1; this translates as MPITCQSSFDTAFIKMALLRNFCAFIIVLISILSASSLELLPKNILDKAKDITKANVRIGERLATNVPMLLPSLQEVSEFGKQSLLGYPFEAVALGIHSFCSAAVASNGTEPYFEPDLSLMNYVLMTESGNFSYPLSKAQDLWESPEFLRELDTVIVVTGWLTSINDEKNDAVTELYKAYRARGGHNFIVIDTVSQLTTLYTWSSFNTNALGNALGDGLAKLINYVPVRSIHVIGHSLGAHISGAAGRRFQILTGSDLPRITGLDPANPCFNEGESLSGLSRGDASWVDIIHSNVRVLGKRDPIGDIDFYPNGLNSIQPGCFTVVCSHSRAWQYYAESVYPGNENNFVGVKCNSLSAVVDKLCNAQTAIMGYNVNLKRKGSFFLRVNSEAPYGRKNDF